The Novipirellula aureliae genome segment CAGGTAAAAGGAATTGAGTACCCAGTAAACCAGCCAGGTGGTTTTCAGAGGATTGGAATCGGGAGCGTAACTCGGAAAAAGACGCCACCCCATCGATTCGAAGAAAAATGAACACAACAGCGTAAACACCCAAAGACCGATCCAACCCAAGAAAGCAGCGATGAATTTCGTCTTAACAAGCCTGTCTTTGGCGAGCGGCAGGGAGCAGAGCCACGCCAGCGATCGCGTTTCCTTTTCTTGACTGATAGAAATCGGACCCGCCCCGACTGCGAACAATGCCGGGATGCCGATCAAAACGTAGCCAGACGACATCATTTCCATGCCCCAGCTCATCGGTCGCATTTCGATCAAGGCAAAACATAGCAAACCGAGCACGGCGACGACGATGAGCAGCGGCGTTAGCTGGCGAAGCTCTTTCCGTAGATGGACGACGTTGATCATGATGGTTCCACGACCTCCGCTGCTAAGGATTGTTCCGGTGATGGTTCCGAGCGAAGTGCGGCGATGCCGCGCGTGCATGCAACGAACAATTCCTCCAGCGATGCCGCACGGTCGCGGACGCCGTTGACTCCGTTTCTGGCGACGATTTCATTGCAAATCTCTGGCGAAAAACCCTTCACGATCATGCGCCGTTGGCGGCCTTCCGTCTCTTCGCTGAGTACTTCCGCAGGTCTCGGTAGCGACGGGATGGACACCAGTGGATCGTCAAGGTTGATCGTCACCTCGCTAATCGAATCCTTCAAGTCGGCCAATTCACCGCATAGTCGAAACTTGCCTTCGTGCATGATCGCCACCGTATCGGCTACTCGTTCGACTTCGGAAATTTGATGGCTCGACAAGAAGACCGTTCGCCCCGCCGATGCCCGATCGACCATGCTTTCCAGAAATTGTCGACGAACGAGCGGGTCTAAGCCTGACGTTGGCTCGTCGAGAATCAGCAGTTCGGGGTCATGGGCCAGAGCAAGAGAGAGGGCCACCTTCGCTCGTTGCCCTTTGCTAAGCACCTTCATCTTTCGGTGCTCGGGAATCTCGTAATCGGAAATCAATGCTTGATACGTCTCCACAAAACCTTTGGGGTAAAACGATGCGGTGAACCAACCGATCTCCGCGACGGTCATCCAGTCGTACAGGGCGGGGGCATCGGAGACGTAGCCGATCCGTCGCCGAATTTCCAGAGCATCGTCGATGGGGTTGAGACCACAAACGCGGACGTTGCCCGATGTCGGCTTGAGAAATCCGGTCAGAATCCGAATCATCGTCGTTTTGCCCGCTCCGTTTTCACCCAATAGCGCAAACACCGAACCGCTGCGGACATGCATGTCCAAACCATTCAAAACATCGCACCTCGGAAACCGCATCTCCAAATCCGTTGCGACAATCACTTCGTTTCGATCGTGGTCTTGTTGGCTCACTTGCGATTCTCCGATTTGGATGACGAATGGTCCGAGAGAGGTTGTTGGCTGATCGTGGTCACGTTGCCTTGAAGAAGTTTTAATTTTTCGGCCACGATCACGTTGATTTCGTCAGCCGTCAGCCCGCCGTGGAGAGCTTCGCTGAGCACCATCGAAATCCTTTCGCCGAGAAGCTTCATCCGAAAGTCGCGGCACTGATCGGGCGCGGTATCACATACAGCCATCCCGCGACCGCGAAGCGATTCGAGCACACCGTCGCTTTGCAGTTGCTGGTAAGCACGAGCGATCGTGTTGGGATTGATCGCCAATTGCAGACTCAGGGCGCGTACACTCGGCAATAGCTGGCCGGGCCTCAGCGTTTGTTCGGCGATCGCAAACTTAACCTGACGAACGATTTGTTCGTAAATCGCGACCCCGCCCGCTGGATCGATGGAGAAAAACATGATAGCTCCGCACGCAAGTGCTTCGTACTAGTGTGATAGCGTGATAGTACAGTTGGCGAGCGAGGAAGTCAAGCGATGGCTGGGATTTTTTGTTTTAACCCAATTTGATAACGCGGGGGGGGCGTATGCCCAGCTTTTTGGTTTTGTCGAAAAGTCGCTTCGCGACTGATTACGGCAAAATTCAAAACCCAAAATGGACCAAACCAACGAAACAAGAGGGCATGTCAAAGCCACGTTTTTGACTACCTCGGCTTTTGGCAACCCCGGTTTACGCCCCGCCGCTACCGATACGTCACAGAGTTGCCTGGTCAGGACGACATCACTGCCAAGGCTAGCGTGGTTTGCTGCTCCAATCCCCCATGCCCCAACTGGTCACCAATCGCTTCCAATCTTCGATCAATCGGCCGCAGAGAAACGCGGCGTTGGCGGCGTAACGCGGTACCAAACGACGGGGATCGCTGAGCATTCGGTGCAACCACTCCATGCCGAGGTTTTGCCAAGTGATCGATGCGCGTTGAGACGTTCCCGCAATGAAATCAAACGAGGCACCGAGCTGAATACTGACGGGCACGTTCAACCATTTGTAGTGCTCGTGAATCCACTTTTCCCCCTTCGGTTGTCCGAAAGCCACTAGCAGCACCTGGGCGCCGGAACCTTTGATCCTGGCATCCTGCTCGCGTTGCTCTTGCTCATCGAGTGCTCGAAACGGCGGAGATTCGACGCCAGCGATTCGTAGTCCGGGATACATGGCTGCCAACTTATCGGCACACTTTTGCGCAACGTCTGGCTCGCCACCCAAAAAATAGATCCCCCAACCTCGTTGACTGCAGCGTTCGGCCAAGTCATAGATCATTTCACTTCCAGCGATGCGCTCGGGCAGCGACACTTTGTCGAGGCGACTGCGCAGAACAATCGGTTGGCCATCGGCAACAATCAAATCGGCATCTCGGGTGATCGCAGCCATGCTGGGGTCTCGATGATGCAACATGCAATAGTTCAAATTTGCGGTGATCACGTAACTTGGCGAATCGTTTTCAATTGCATGATCGACCAACTGTTCAATGCGGTCGATCGATTCGTCGAATTTGACTCGGTCAAACGGCACATCCCAAACCACACATCGCTCCAAAGGAGTGAGTTTTTTGGTCTGCGGAACACTGACTTGATTTGACTTCGGCACAGTTTGCAGAGCGGATGCGGACATCGAATGAACTCGTTAGAAATGGTCAAAAGCGTACGTGGACGATGAAAACCTAGCTCACAACTTGAACGGTTCGCGTTAGAACGATCAGGCAGAGATTGAGTTTGGGCTGCGTCGAATCGGCGAGGGCTCCATTTTGGGGGTTGCACCGATTATGCGTCCTACTGCAGTCAACCGGACTCGGTTGTGCTAGGATCCGATTCATGAAAAATCCTCATCGAAAACTAATCGTCCTCTCCTTTGAAGGGCTGGCAACCGCCTCTCTAGGATGCTTCGGGTCATCGTGGAACCAAACACCTGGGATTGACTCACTGGCCGCAACCGGCAGCGTTTGGGACCGAATGATTGCAAATCACAGCAATCCCAACGAAGTCTTGCGTCAATGGTTCACCGAAAGCGGCAGTCGATCTTGGATCGAAGCGTGGCAAACCATGGGAAGCGTCGATCTGATCACCGACAAACCAGAGATTCCAAAACTTCAATTGGACGTCAATTTTGACAAAACCGTGCTGGTAGGGTTGACGCCACCTAGCGTTCAGGATCGAGCGTGCGAGGAGATCGAGGAAACTCATTTGGCGAAGTTGTTTGCAGCCCTTCTCGACCATCTGGAAAGCAGTTCGGATGCCAGCGTGACTTGGATGCACTCTCAGGCTTTAGCGCTGGCCTGGGACGCGCCACGATGGCTTGTCCCCCAAGACGAGGACGGATATGAACTCGAACCTCCATCGGACACCCCTGATCTCCTCGGCGACGACTGCGATGAGCTAACCGATGCTGGCCCTGCAGCTCCAGCTTGGTGTTTTGACGAAGCGACACCTCCGTTTTACGCAATTACAAAGAACGACCACCCCGATCAAGTGGTTTCGTGGATGCGAACCTACGCGTGTCAAATCCAATTGATCGATCGGATGATCGATCTGCTCGCAGAGGCTACGGAAGAAAACGGGGCAACTATCGTTGTCGTCGGAGCGAGTGGTTTTTCGTTAGGGCAAAACGGTTGGGTCGGTCACCGGGCCGGTCCACTGAGAACTTGCCATCACCACCTGCCGCTTATCATTCGTCGTGCAGCATCGACACGAGTGGAGTCGAGTTGCCATGGCCCGATGCGAACCAGCCAAGCGACCGTATCGAGCGAGCTGAATCGGCTATTGATTGAATTAGCGGAAAGTGACAACGCTCTGATTTCGCCATCGGCTTGGGGGCAATCACAAAGTGAATTCGAGCCCCAGATCGTCACCGCTGGGGAGGAAGGTGAAGTTGCGATCACGACTCCGCATTGGTACATGGTCCGTCAATCCGATGGCGAGACACCGTTGTTCTTTAAGCCTGATGATATCCAGGACCACAACAACGTCGCTCGAATTCGCAACGACATCGTCGAACGCTTGGAAGAAAGTCTGTAAACTCGGTAGCCACCCGTTGTTTCCTTCGCCGAGACAAGCTCAATGGAAGGATGTTCGTTTCATGATGGCTCTGATTGACAACCCACCTGAACTCTGTCAACCGTTGCGTCGGAGATTCATTAGGAATCCCAATACGCCAGCTATTGGTGCAATCAGAAACATACCAATTGCCCCCATGAATTGCCCGACGGCTTGGGGATTCCGCGGATTGAATAGTGGTGCAACGAATGCACCAATAACGCCAAATCCAATAAAGGCAACAACCAAAAAAATAGACAGCCAAACCCGCAGCCACGCGCAACGGAAGTCTCGTTTTCCCGTCTCGACGAATTTTGCTTCTGGTTCGGTGCAGGAGAGCGATAAGCCGATCTAGTCTGCAGGATCACTGGCGTGAAGCTTCCAATTGAGGCACTCTGAAGAGCGGTTGTTGCTACTTGGGTCCCATAGGTCGCTGAGGCCATTGCCCGCTGGGGCTTGTGTTGGCGTGGCCACTCCAGGGGCCGTTGAGAGCGCCTTGCATTTCGGACAGCGGACGTTTTGGCCCTCCAATTCGGGACGAATTGACAAGGCGGCTCAGGTCGTAACCTTCTTGTTTTCACATGCCTTTCACCTGCTTTTATTTTTGGCTGCTTGGGGGAACACTGATCTTCACTAATCGAGTCCTGTTTTTTTTCATGAGTGCGGATTAGTGAAGATTCGTGGCTCAAACTGAATGCTGGCCGCTTCGTGGATATTTTTCCACTCGGAGGTCAAGAAGTCAAAGCTGCTTATCGTTTATTGGGAACACTAATCGGCACTAATCTTCACTAATCGAGTCCTGTTTTTTTCATGAGTGCGGATTAGTGAAGATTCGTGGCTCAAACATAATGCTGGCCGCTTCGTGGAAATTTTTCCACTCGGAGGTCAAGAAGTCAAAGCTGCCTATCGTTTATTGGGAACACTAATCGGCACTAATCTTTACTAATCGAGTCCTGTTTTTTTATTAGTGCGGATTAGTGAAGATTCGTGGCTCAAACTTAATGCTGGCCGCTTCGTGGAAATTTTTCCACTCGGAGGTCAAGAAGTCAAAGCTGCCTATCGTTTATTGGGAACACCAATCGGCACTAATCTTCACTAATCGAGTCCTGTTTTTTTTTATTAGTGCGGATTAGTGAAGATTCGTGGCTCAAACTTAATGCTGGCTGCGTCGTGGATATTTTTCCACTCGGAGGTCAAGAAGACAAAGCTGCTTATTGTTTATTGGGAACACTAATCGGCACTAATCTTCACTAATCGAGTCTTGTTTTTTTTATTAGTGCGGATTAGTGAAGATTCGTGGCTCAAACTTAATGCTGGCTGCTTCGTGGATATTTTTCCACTCGGAGGTCAAGAAGTCAAAGCTGCTTATTGTTTATTGGGAACACAAATCGGCACTAGTCTTCACTAATCGAGTCCTGTTTTTTTCATGAGTGCGGATTAGTGAAGATTCGTGGCTCAAACTTAATGCTGGATGCTTCGTGGATATTTTTCCACTCGGAGGTCAAGAAGTCAAAGCTGCTTATTGTTTATTGGGAACACAAATCGGCACTAATCTTCACTAATCGAGTCCTGTTTTTTTTATTAGTGCGGATTAGTGAAGATTCGTGGCTCAAACATAATGCTGGCTACTTCAGAGACGAGAGTTTTCAATCACTTGGGTCTCCGATGACGGTATCCAACATTCTCGGCCGTCGGCTAACTCGACGAGCAACCAGTCAGATCGTTGCTCGACAATTTCGAACTCCAGTCCATCATGGAGCGGTTCATGGAACGCGGTGCTGTAGCTGTACGCCGGACCTTTTCGTCCGTAGATTTCACTGACAACCACGACCCCTTCTTTGCCTGCATGACGAGTGGTGACAAACCAGATTCCAAAGAGGGCGATTGTCACGATCAACGGCAGCAGCGACGCGACCAAACTGGCTCGCGTTCGATAGCGAACGTGAACTAGCAGCAATCCCCAAAACAGCATCGATACGACAACGCTTGCGGCGCAGACCCAGCGAACCGGTATCGAGGAAATCTTGAGTGAACCATCTTGCTCGACCACATCGAGTGTCAATGCGCGAGCTGCTTTCAGGTTCTCTTCAATCACTTCGTCAAAGGGACGATAGATCTCGGCTTGACGGTAACAGCCGATCGCTCGCCCCAGTTCGCCCGCTTGGAACCAAGCGTTTCCAGCGTTGAACCAGGATTCACCGATGCGGACGCGTTGCCGAGCGGATGCTTCGTACTTCAACGCAGCCTGACAAAATAGCGATTCCGTTTCTGGCATCCCCGTTGGCAATTCGACTGCCGTGTCGAACAGCGACTGCGCCTCCGACCAATCCGATGCTTGCAGTGCCCCAGGCGTAAGTGCGATGACCGCGGCAAGAAGGGGAACCGTGCGGCGGAGTCGATCATACAAACGGCGTGAGAGCGAATCGAGATTAGGAACCTTGGGCAACGGTTTTTCTGCTGAAAAATCAGCGGCATCGCTGGCAGCGTGCGCGTCGAGAATTTGACGGATCTCTTGCTCGGGCACTCCAACTGAATGAAGATACTTCTCGGCATCGCCCGAAGTCCAAGCACCCGCTGGAACGGAAAAACGGGTCGCCAAGAAATGCTGAAACGCATTCCACTTTTCGACCGTTCCGTCAGGCCGTTTCCGCAGTTCCCGATAGGCATTGGCACAATCGCGGTAGGCATCGT includes the following:
- a CDS encoding GntR family transcriptional regulator, encoding MFFSIDPAGGVAIYEQIVRQVKFAIAEQTLRPGQLLPSVRALSLQLAINPNTIARAYQQLQSDGVLESLRGRGMAVCDTAPDQCRDFRMKLLGERISMVLSEALHGGLTADEINVIVAEKLKLLQGNVTTISQQPLSDHSSSKSENRK
- a CDS encoding ABC transporter ATP-binding protein codes for the protein MRFPRCDVLNGLDMHVRSGSVFALLGENGAGKTTMIRILTGFLKPTSGNVRVCGLNPIDDALEIRRRIGYVSDAPALYDWMTVAEIGWFTASFYPKGFVETYQALISDYEIPEHRKMKVLSKGQRAKVALSLALAHDPELLILDEPTSGLDPLVRRQFLESMVDRASAGRTVFLSSHQISEVERVADTVAIMHEGKFRLCGELADLKDSISEVTINLDDPLVSIPSLPRPAEVLSEETEGRQRRMIVKGFSPEICNEIVARNGVNGVRDRAASLEELFVACTRGIAALRSEPSPEQSLAAEVVEPS
- a CDS encoding WecB/TagA/CpsF family glycosyltransferase, yielding MSASALQTVPKSNQVSVPQTKKLTPLERCVVWDVPFDRVKFDESIDRIEQLVDHAIENDSPSYVITANLNYCMLHHRDPSMAAITRDADLIVADGQPIVLRSRLDKVSLPERIAGSEMIYDLAERCSQRGWGIYFLGGEPDVAQKCADKLAAMYPGLRIAGVESPPFRALDEQEQREQDARIKGSGAQVLLVAFGQPKGEKWIHEHYKWLNVPVSIQLGASFDFIAGTSQRASITWQNLGMEWLHRMLSDPRRLVPRYAANAAFLCGRLIEDWKRLVTSWGMGDWSSKPR